In Cydia pomonella isolate Wapato2018A chromosome 1, ilCydPomo1, whole genome shotgun sequence, one genomic interval encodes:
- the LOC133521197 gene encoding UDP-glucuronic acid decarboxylase 1, with protein sequence MLRQSLKFRKTLTLICILSLLFLLFLILTKDKYEEGTHKDNQRLIVNSPEITYDQIKKIPVRFENTNMENPKLIKSNEAEDSTKRQLKEAQARIEQLEKKIAILEGRVPQKYPEVKYLGYKERRRILVTGGAGFVGSHLVDVLMMQGHEVIVVDNFFTGRKRNVEHWFGHRNFEMIHHDIINPLYVEADEIYHLASPASPPHYMQNPVKTIKTNTLGTINMLGLARRVGAKILIASTSEVYGDPMVHPQPESYWGHVNPIGPRACYDEGKRVAETLAYSYAKQENVSVRVARIFNTYGPRMHVSDGRVVSNFIMQALQNLTITVYGNGKQTRSFCYVSDLVNGLLSLMASSYTLPVNIGNPVEHTIEEFAIIIKNIVPGCRSTVSTGAAVEDDPQRRRPDITLAEAQLNWSPKVSLEEGLQRTIDYFREELSRTTFYNNQTYMDTKIKGSH encoded by the exons ATGTTAAGGCAATCTTTAAAATTCAGAAAGACATTAACCTTAATATGTATCTTGTCTTTAC tgtttttattgtttctaattCTCACGAAAGATAAATATGAAGAAGGGACACACAAAGATAACCAAAGACTAATTGTCAATTCACCAGAAATAACCTATGaccagataaaaaaaataccagttAGGTTTGAGAATACAAACATGGAGAATcctaaactaataaaatctaATGAGGCAGAGGATAGTACAAAACGTCAACTGAAGGAAGCGCAGGCTAGGATAGAACAATTAGAGAAGAAAATTGCTATATTAGAGGGAAGGGTACCCCAAAAATATCCTGAAGTAAAATACTTGGGTTACAAAGAAAGAAGGCGCATTTTG GTAACAGGTGGAGCAGGTTTTGTAGGGTCCCACCTGGTAGATGTTCTTATGATGCAAGGCCATGAAGTAATAGTTGTCGACAACTTCTTTACTGGTCGTAAGCGCAATGTTGAGCATTGGTTTGGCCATCGCAACTTTGAAATGATTCACCATGACATAATCAACCCGTTATATGTAGAG gcTGATGAAATATACCACTTAGCTAGTCCTGCCAGTCCACCTCACTATATGCAAAATCCTGTGAAGACAATTAAAACTAACACATTAGGGACTATTAATATGTTAG GGCTAGCACGCAGAGTTGGTGCAAAAATTTTAATAGCCAGTACTTCTGAAGTGTATGGTGACCCGATGGTTCATCCACAACCAGAGTCATATTGGGGCCATGTCAACCCAATAG GACCAAGAGCGTGTTACGATGAAGGCAAAAGAGTTGCAGAAACATTAGCTTATTCATATGCAAAACAAGAAAATGTATCTGTCAGAGTTGCCAGGATCTTTAATACCTATGGACCAAGAATGCATGTGTCAGATGGGCGTGTGGTGTCTAATTTTATCATGCAAGCATTACAAAACTTAACTATCACA gtATATGGTAATGGCAAGCAAACCAGATCATTCTGCTATGTCTCAGATCTTGTAAATGGTTTACTGTCACTAATGGCGTCGAGTTATACTCTGCCTGTTAATATAGGAAATCCCGTGGAGCATACAATCGAAG aATTTGCGATTATCATAAAGAACATAGTCCCTGGGTGCCGTAGCACGGTGTCAACAGGCGCGGCTGTGGAGGACGACCCGCAACGACGGCGACCTGACATCACCCTAGCTGAAGCGCAGCTTAATTGGTCTCCTAAG